A part of Streptomyces sp. DSM 40750 genomic DNA contains:
- a CDS encoding aldo/keto reductase, with translation MREQDSTPNSNPTERGRRGFLGAAALAATSLMAVTGAAPAQAHAAPPGNSTWAPTRRRNQVTAAITQTGHRRLGSLKVSSIGLGTQTMPGNLYGPVTSRKDMVTLIRTAVDQGVTFFDTAEAYGPFESERIVGDALRPVRDDVVIASKFGWDIDPVTGARNGLNSRPDHIRRAVDGMLKRLRTDHIDLLYQHRVDPTVPIEDVADTVKDLMAQGKVLHWGLSEPGLQTIRRAHAVQPLTAIQNEYSMLWRGPEDKVLPLCEELGIGFVCWAPLGMGFTTGTMSPYFRFTEDDRRTVFPRNSQDNLAANMPLVQLLQDWAVRKGATPAQIDLAWLLAQKPWIVPIPSTTRLSHLLENIGAEEVQFSPAELQELTAAVARITIHGDRLPPAALAMTGVEAPTR, from the coding sequence ATGCGCGAACAGGACAGCACGCCGAACAGCAATCCGACAGAGCGCGGCCGTCGCGGCTTCCTGGGCGCGGCCGCACTCGCAGCGACCTCGCTGATGGCCGTCACGGGAGCCGCACCAGCCCAGGCACACGCGGCACCGCCGGGCAACAGCACCTGGGCCCCCACACGCCGTCGCAACCAGGTGACCGCGGCGATCACGCAGACCGGTCACCGCAGGCTCGGGTCCTTGAAGGTTTCGAGCATCGGCCTCGGCACCCAGACCATGCCGGGCAACCTCTACGGCCCCGTCACCAGCCGCAAGGACATGGTCACCCTCATCCGCACAGCCGTTGACCAGGGGGTGACGTTCTTCGACACGGCCGAGGCGTACGGGCCCTTCGAGTCGGAACGGATCGTCGGGGACGCCCTCCGGCCCGTCCGCGACGACGTGGTGATCGCGTCCAAGTTCGGCTGGGACATCGACCCGGTCACGGGCGCCCGCAACGGCCTGAACAGCCGCCCGGACCACATCCGCCGAGCCGTTGACGGCATGCTCAAGCGCCTCCGGACGGACCACATCGACCTGCTCTACCAGCACCGCGTCGATCCCACCGTCCCGATCGAGGACGTCGCGGACACGGTGAAGGACCTCATGGCCCAGGGCAAGGTGCTGCACTGGGGCCTCTCCGAGCCGGGCCTTCAGACCATCCGCCGGGCCCACGCCGTCCAGCCACTCACCGCGATCCAGAACGAGTACTCCATGCTCTGGCGCGGACCGGAGGACAAGGTCCTGCCGCTCTGTGAGGAACTCGGGATCGGCTTCGTCTGCTGGGCGCCTCTGGGCATGGGCTTCACGACCGGAACGATGAGTCCGTACTTCCGGTTCACAGAGGATGACCGCCGGACCGTGTTCCCCCGCAACAGCCAGGACAACCTGGCCGCCAACATGCCACTGGTACAGCTCCTCCAGGACTGGGCCGTACGCAAGGGCGCCACACCTGCCCAGATCGACCTCGCCTGGCTGCTGGCCCAGAAGCCCTGGATCGTGCCGATACCCAGCACCACCAGGCTGTCCCACCTCCTTGAGAACATCGGCGCGGAAGAGGTCCAGTTCAGCCCAGCCGAACTCCAGGAGCTGACCGCCGCCGTCGCACGCATCACCATCCACGGTGACCGCCTCCCGCCGGCTGCCCTCGCAATGACGGGCGTCGAAGCACCGACCCGCTGA
- a CDS encoding metallophosphoesterase, protein MVVIFALVSAVLLALFGALHWYVWRRLIRDTTPKGSRLRRAGSVAFVAGPLLSVGAMTAEGESVPFLVQRILAWPGYLWMALFLYLLLALLAGEAVRPVLRRWLARRDVGAGLRQRVPAATRPAEAQAGNGGTEELVSADVPLPTPGHRGDSAAAGGTGGSVIVLAPTPAPATDTAPAGPSRRLFVSRVVGGAAAAVAVGTVGHGTYGVLRGPKVKHVTIPLAKLPRGAHGFRIAVVSDIHVGPILGRAFSQRVVDTINATQPDLIAVVGDLVDGSVENLTPAVEPLARLRARHGTYFVTGNHEYISGAEPWIEKVRELGLRPLENARTELPGFDLAGVNDVQGEAEGQGPDFDRALGDRDRSRAAVLLAHQPVVIRDAVRHGVDLQLSGHTHGGQLWPGSLLAELANPTVTGLERYGDTQLYVSRGAGAWGPPIRVGAPSDITVVELASRQA, encoded by the coding sequence GTGGTCGTCATATTCGCGCTCGTCAGTGCCGTCCTGCTGGCACTGTTCGGCGCACTCCACTGGTACGTGTGGCGCCGTCTCATACGGGACACCACACCCAAGGGTTCGCGCCTCCGGCGGGCAGGCAGCGTCGCCTTCGTGGCCGGGCCCCTGCTGTCGGTGGGTGCCATGACGGCAGAGGGCGAAAGCGTCCCCTTCCTTGTGCAGCGGATCCTGGCCTGGCCCGGGTACCTGTGGATGGCCCTGTTCCTGTACCTGCTGCTCGCACTGTTGGCCGGTGAGGCGGTGCGGCCTGTGCTACGGCGGTGGCTCGCGCGGCGGGACGTCGGCGCAGGTCTACGGCAGCGGGTTCCGGCGGCGACTCGGCCCGCGGAAGCGCAAGCGGGTAATGGCGGCACGGAGGAACTCGTTTCGGCCGACGTGCCACTGCCGACACCAGGGCATCGCGGCGATTCCGCTGCGGCAGGAGGCACCGGCGGGTCCGTCATCGTTCTGGCCCCCACGCCCGCACCGGCAACTGACACCGCCCCCGCCGGCCCGTCACGCCGCCTCTTCGTCTCCCGTGTCGTGGGCGGCGCCGCGGCGGCCGTCGCGGTCGGTACCGTCGGCCACGGCACGTACGGCGTCCTCCGTGGACCGAAGGTCAAGCACGTCACGATTCCGCTGGCCAAGCTCCCGCGCGGCGCGCACGGGTTCCGCATCGCCGTGGTCAGCGACATCCACGTCGGGCCCATCCTGGGCCGCGCCTTCTCCCAACGGGTCGTCGACACCATCAACGCCACCCAGCCCGACCTGATCGCGGTCGTCGGCGACCTGGTGGACGGCAGCGTCGAGAACCTGACCCCGGCCGTCGAGCCACTCGCCCGACTCCGGGCCCGGCACGGCACGTACTTCGTGACGGGCAACCACGAGTACATCTCCGGCGCCGAGCCGTGGATCGAGAAGGTACGGGAGCTGGGGCTGCGCCCGCTGGAGAACGCCCGCACGGAACTGCCCGGCTTCGACCTGGCCGGCGTCAACGACGTCCAAGGCGAAGCAGAAGGCCAGGGCCCCGACTTCGACAGGGCCCTCGGCGACCGCGATCGTTCGCGCGCGGCTGTCCTCCTCGCCCACCAGCCCGTCGTCATCCGGGACGCCGTCCGCCACGGCGTCGACCTCCAGCTCTCCGGCCACACCCACGGAGGTCAACTCTGGCCCGGCAGCCTCCTCGCCGAGCTCGCCAACCCCACCGTCACGGGCCTGGAACGGTACGGCGACACCCAGCTGTACGTCAGCCGCGGCGCCGGCGCCTGGGGCCCACCCATCCGCGTGGGCGCACCGTCCGACATCACCGTCGTCGAACTCGCCTCACGGCAGGCGTAG
- a CDS encoding aldo/keto reductase has protein sequence MPDVTLNNGVQMPILGFGVFQVPAEETERVVTDALATGYRHLDTAAAYGNEEAVGKAVKASGIARDELFITTKMWVNEKGEEGAKAAFDTSLRLLGLDYLDLYLIHQPFGDYYSSWRAMQDLHRQGLIKAIGVSNFYADRLVDLIDHNEIVPAVNQIETHPYFQRAHDQALMAERGVQIESWGPLAEGRNNIFSDPTLSAIGEAHGKSVAQVVLRWLTQRGVVVIPKSSRPERMAENIAVFDFELTGDEMDRIAAMDTGASLVFDHRDPQTVSAVGGYRLG, from the coding sequence ATCCCCGATGTCACGCTGAACAACGGTGTCCAGATGCCGATCCTCGGCTTCGGCGTCTTCCAGGTCCCCGCCGAGGAAACCGAGCGGGTCGTCACCGACGCCCTCGCCACCGGCTACCGCCACCTCGACACCGCCGCCGCCTACGGCAACGAAGAGGCCGTCGGCAAGGCCGTCAAGGCCAGCGGCATCGCCCGCGACGAGCTGTTCATCACCACCAAGATGTGGGTCAACGAAAAGGGCGAAGAGGGCGCCAAGGCGGCCTTCGACACGTCCCTGCGCCTGCTCGGCCTTGACTACCTGGACCTGTACCTGATCCACCAGCCCTTCGGCGACTACTACAGCTCCTGGCGCGCCATGCAGGACCTACACCGTCAGGGCCTGATCAAGGCGATCGGCGTGTCGAACTTCTACGCCGACCGCCTGGTCGACCTGATCGACCACAACGAGATCGTCCCGGCGGTCAACCAGATCGAGACCCACCCGTACTTCCAGCGCGCCCACGACCAGGCCCTCATGGCCGAGCGCGGCGTGCAGATCGAGTCGTGGGGCCCGCTGGCCGAAGGCCGCAACAACATCTTCAGCGACCCAACGCTGAGCGCCATCGGGGAGGCGCACGGCAAGTCCGTGGCCCAGGTGGTACTGCGCTGGCTGACCCAGCGCGGTGTCGTGGTGATCCCGAAGTCCTCGCGACCGGAGCGCATGGCCGAGAACATCGCGGTCTTTGACTTCGAGCTGACCGGCGACGAGATGGACCGCATCGCCGCGATGGACACCGGAGCCAGCCTCGTCTTCGACCACCGCGACCCGCAGACGGTCAGCGCCGTCGGCGGGTACCGCCTCGGCTGA
- a CDS encoding helix-turn-helix domain-containing protein: MNNRSEVRDFLISRRGKVTPEQVGLVDHGGTRRVPGLRRSEVADLAGVSVEYYTQLERGNVRGASESVLDAVARALLLDEAERAHLFDLARAANSGTAVRRRPAVQRVRPAIQAILDSQLSPAYVTNGLGNVMATNTLGRALLSPLYEDPARPVNAARFRFLNPRAAGYYLDWEATGRDSVAGLRLMAGKNPYDKALTDLIGELCTRSEEFRTRWASQDVRLHRTGVKRLHHPVVGDLELSYEALELPADAGLVLIVCTAEPGSPSRQALDLLASWAAAPDPVEPAQEEPSDHSQ; the protein is encoded by the coding sequence ATGAACAACCGCAGCGAGGTACGGGACTTTCTGATCTCCCGCCGCGGGAAGGTCACCCCCGAGCAGGTGGGCCTCGTCGATCACGGCGGCACCCGCCGTGTGCCCGGTCTGCGACGCAGCGAGGTGGCCGACCTGGCCGGGGTGTCCGTGGAGTACTACACCCAGCTGGAGCGCGGCAACGTGCGCGGCGCCTCCGAGAGCGTCCTGGACGCGGTGGCCCGGGCGCTGCTGCTGGACGAGGCCGAGCGGGCACACCTGTTCGACCTGGCGCGTGCGGCCAACAGCGGCACGGCGGTACGCCGCCGCCCGGCGGTGCAGCGGGTACGTCCGGCCATCCAGGCGATCCTGGACAGCCAGCTGTCCCCGGCCTATGTCACCAACGGCCTCGGGAACGTCATGGCCACCAACACGCTGGGCCGAGCCCTCCTGTCTCCGCTGTACGAGGATCCCGCCCGGCCGGTCAACGCCGCACGGTTCCGCTTCCTGAACCCCCGCGCGGCCGGCTACTACCTCGACTGGGAGGCCACCGGCCGCGACAGCGTCGCCGGGCTGCGCCTCATGGCCGGCAAGAACCCCTACGACAAGGCGCTCACCGATCTGATCGGGGAACTGTGCACCCGCAGCGAGGAGTTCCGCACCCGGTGGGCCTCACAGGACGTCCGGCTGCACCGCACGGGAGTCAAACGGTTGCACCACCCGGTCGTCGGTGACCTCGAACTCTCCTACGAAGCCCTGGAACTGCCTGCCGATGCCGGTCTCGTGCTGATCGTCTGCACCGCGGAACCCGGCTCACCCAGCCGCCAGGCCCTCGACCTGCTCGCCAGCTGGGCTGCCGCGCCGGACCCCGTCGAGCCCGCTCAGGAAGAACCGAGCGACCACAGCCAGTAG
- a CDS encoding aldo/keto reductase translates to MQYTRLGTSGLKISRIALGCMSFGDTSQMPWALDDDGAAPIFRQAVESGITFWDTANIYAYGTSEEVVGRAIKKYTKRDDVVLATKLFNPMHDGPGGSGLSRKAVMEQIDASLTRLGTDYVDLYQIHRFDPQTPVEETMEALHDLVKAGKVRYLGASSMWAWQFATMQHAAQSHGWTPFVSMQDQYSLLAREEEREMFGLLAHSGVGSIPWSPLAGGRVARPWGQDSTVRAKAAPDTDYAGRPLFVDTDEAIVDAVQKIADAHGVPMAQVALAWVLKNPVVSAPIVGATKTRHLTDAVAALDLTLTEDEIAALEDPYTPRLPTYF, encoded by the coding sequence ATGCAGTACACCCGGCTGGGTACCTCCGGACTGAAGATCAGCCGCATCGCACTCGGATGCATGAGCTTCGGCGACACCTCGCAGATGCCGTGGGCTCTGGACGACGACGGCGCCGCACCGATCTTCCGCCAGGCCGTCGAGTCCGGGATCACCTTCTGGGACACCGCCAACATCTACGCCTACGGCACCTCCGAGGAGGTCGTGGGCCGCGCGATCAAGAAGTACACGAAGCGCGACGACGTCGTCCTGGCCACCAAGCTGTTCAACCCCATGCACGACGGACCCGGTGGGTCGGGCCTGTCGCGCAAGGCCGTGATGGAGCAGATCGACGCCTCCCTGACCCGGCTGGGCACCGACTACGTCGACCTCTACCAGATCCACCGCTTCGACCCGCAGACCCCGGTCGAGGAGACCATGGAAGCTCTGCACGACCTCGTCAAGGCCGGCAAGGTCCGCTACCTCGGCGCCTCCTCGATGTGGGCCTGGCAGTTCGCCACCATGCAGCACGCGGCCCAGAGCCACGGCTGGACGCCCTTCGTGTCCATGCAGGACCAGTACAGCCTGCTGGCACGGGAGGAGGAGCGGGAGATGTTCGGCCTGCTCGCCCACTCCGGTGTCGGCTCCATCCCCTGGAGTCCCCTGGCCGGCGGCCGTGTCGCCCGCCCCTGGGGCCAGGACAGCACCGTACGGGCCAAGGCCGCCCCCGACACCGACTACGCCGGCCGCCCTCTGTTCGTCGACACCGACGAAGCCATCGTCGACGCCGTCCAGAAGATCGCCGACGCGCACGGTGTCCCGATGGCCCAGGTCGCACTGGCCTGGGTGCTGAAGAACCCCGTCGTGTCCGCGCCCATCGTCGGCGCCACCAAGACCCGCCACCTCACCGACGCCGTCGCCGCGCTCGACCTGACGCTCACCGAAGACGAGATCGCCGCACTGGAAGACCCCTACACCCCGCGCCTGCCGACCTATTTCTGA
- a CDS encoding PASTA domain-containing protein: protein MGDRPSRIEVPDVVGMTGREAHALCRGLGLFLGYYNMDQQLPQSMVIAYQEPPPGAMAAPAAAVRIWTTSDPLPDDRRPQ from the coding sequence ATGGGTGACAGGCCGTCACGTATCGAAGTCCCTGACGTGGTCGGGATGACGGGGCGAGAAGCGCACGCTCTTTGCCGTGGTCTGGGGCTGTTCCTGGGCTACTACAACATGGATCAGCAACTGCCACAGAGCATGGTGATCGCTTATCAGGAGCCCCCACCCGGAGCCATGGCAGCACCTGCCGCGGCAGTCAGGATCTGGACGACGTCGGATCCGCTGCCCGACGATCGGCGGCCGCAGTAG
- a CDS encoding cupin domain-containing protein, which yields MRFAPCARTAWHRHTLGRTLHVTSGLGLVASRDATVLVLRPGVTVHTPPGEWHWHGAAPGHFMARLALSESGGDPAPP from the coding sequence GTGCGGTTCGCACCCTGCGCCCGCACCGCCTGGCACCGGCACACCCTCGGCCGGACGCTGCACGTCACCTCAGGGCTCGGCCTCGTGGCCTCCCGAGACGCCACGGTCCTCGTGCTGCGCCCGGGCGTCACCGTGCACACCCCTCCCGGCGAGTGGCACTGGCACGGCGCGGCCCCCGGCCACTTCATGGCCCGCCTCGCCCTGTCCGAGTCCGGCGGCGACCCGGCCCCGCCCTGA
- a CDS encoding (2Fe-2S)-binding protein, which yields MSTEPPESAASPPARAASTPSRRTFIATTSVTGCVIAAGGLAPGSLLIGAEEAAAAETSPSSRVSLAVNGERHTVTVDNRTSLLDLLREHLGLTGSKKGCNAGACGACTVLVDGRRVNSCLTLAVRLEGADVTTVEGLAKGDQLHPLQQAFIDQDAFQCGYCTPGQIVSGVGCIQEGHTGSPEEIREWMSGNICRCGCYVKIVRAVEQATGRK from the coding sequence ATGTCTACCGAACCCCCCGAGTCAGCCGCGTCTCCCCCCGCCCGTGCGGCGTCCACACCGTCACGCCGTACCTTCATCGCGACGACCTCCGTGACGGGCTGTGTCATCGCGGCCGGCGGTCTGGCCCCGGGGTCGTTGCTGATCGGCGCCGAGGAGGCCGCTGCCGCCGAGACCTCGCCCAGCAGTCGCGTCTCGTTGGCCGTCAACGGCGAGCGGCACACCGTCACGGTCGACAACCGCACCTCGCTGCTGGACCTTCTGCGCGAGCACCTCGGCCTGACCGGCTCGAAGAAGGGCTGCAACGCCGGGGCCTGCGGGGCGTGCACAGTTCTGGTGGATGGGCGGCGGGTCAACTCCTGTCTGACACTGGCGGTGCGGCTGGAGGGTGCGGACGTCACCACCGTCGAGGGTCTGGCCAAGGGGGATCAACTGCATCCGCTGCAGCAGGCGTTCATCGACCAGGACGCGTTCCAGTGCGGTTACTGCACGCCGGGCCAGATCGTCTCCGGTGTCGGCTGCATCCAGGAGGGCCACACCGGCTCGCCGGAAGAGATCCGGGAGTGGATGAGCGGCAACATCTGCCGCTGCGGCTGCTACGTGAAGATCGTGCGCGCGGTCGAGCAGGCTACGGGCCGGAAGTGA
- a CDS encoding FAD binding domain-containing protein, with protein MYPFSITKAPSTRQALNAGLRGGRYIAGGTTLVDLMRETVERPDTLVDISGLPLRDVTVTERGGLRFGALVTMSEAAAHRKVRTTYPVVSQALELSASAQLRNMATIGGNIMQRTRCTYFRDVTADCNKREPGSGCAAREGFNRSHAILGTSDACVANHPSDAAVAFAALEARVHVLGPDGERTVPIADFLLRPGSTPSSEQALRKGELIIAVEIPAHPRPLKSGYLKVRDRQSYEFALTSAAVALHVRGGVIREAKVAAGGVGTVPWKLPAVERALVGERPSERLWAVAAAHAAEGARPLTHNRFKVELLKRTVERQLRIVGESR; from the coding sequence ATGTATCCCTTCTCCATCACCAAGGCGCCCAGCACGCGTCAGGCTCTCAACGCCGGTCTGCGCGGCGGCCGTTACATCGCCGGCGGCACCACACTGGTCGACCTGATGCGTGAGACCGTCGAACGCCCCGACACCCTGGTCGACATCAGCGGCCTGCCGCTGCGCGACGTCACTGTCACCGAGCGGGGCGGGCTGCGCTTCGGCGCGCTGGTGACCATGAGCGAGGCCGCCGCTCACCGCAAGGTGCGCACCACGTATCCGGTCGTCTCGCAGGCACTGGAGCTGAGCGCGTCCGCCCAGTTGCGGAACATGGCGACCATCGGCGGCAACATTATGCAGCGCACCCGCTGTACCTACTTCCGTGACGTGACCGCCGACTGCAACAAGCGCGAGCCCGGCTCGGGTTGCGCCGCGCGGGAGGGCTTCAACCGCAGCCACGCGATCCTGGGCACCTCCGACGCCTGCGTGGCCAACCATCCCTCCGACGCGGCCGTGGCCTTCGCCGCCCTGGAGGCACGGGTGCACGTGCTCGGCCCCGACGGTGAGCGCACCGTCCCCATCGCCGACTTCCTGCTGCGGCCCGGCAGCACACCGAGCAGCGAACAGGCCCTCCGCAAGGGTGAGTTGATCATCGCCGTGGAGATCCCGGCTCATCCCCGTCCGCTCAAGTCCGGCTACCTGAAAGTCCGTGACCGGCAGTCCTACGAGTTCGCGCTCACCTCGGCCGCGGTCGCCCTGCACGTGCGCGGTGGCGTGATCCGGGAGGCCAAGGTCGCCGCTGGAGGCGTGGGCACCGTGCCGTGGAAGCTGCCGGCCGTGGAGCGAGCACTCGTCGGCGAGCGCCCCTCGGAACGGCTCTGGGCCGTGGCTGCCGCACACGCGGCGGAAGGCGCCCGCCCGCTCACCCACAACCGCTTCAAGGTGGAGCTGCTCAAACGCACCGTCGAACGCCAGCTGCGCATCGTAGGAGAGAGCCGATGA
- a CDS encoding xanthine dehydrogenase family protein molybdopterin-binding subunit, with product MSPQPQAAVGAPLSRVDGRLKVTGQARYAADHEPNGVVQAVVVDSGIGRGRITGIDTRAAEAQPGVLKVIHHRNAPKLPYGPNPGSLNLPGERLRVFQDDQVRFHGQPVAVVVATTLEAAQHAASLVKVDYDTERPATDLADAPAVGEPRTYARGDAESALRDAPVRLEMTYRPARNHHNAMELHATVAQWDGDKLTLWDKTQWVQSPRAELAANFGIPAENIRVISPFVGGAFGNAARAWPHITIAALAARETGRPVKLVLTRRQLYFGVGYRPSYEYQVRLGSDRNGRLTAMTHDLRAETSRYETFAERGVLAPGQMLYTTPNVSQTHRTVPLDVNTPTPMRGPGYSSAAFPIECAMDELAHELGIDPIELRLRNEPDNDQSSGRPFSTRRLRECYTVGAREFGWDRRNPRTRSTRDGDWLIGTGMATAVYDTLRAPGQARVRLDADGTALVESSTSDMGPGTYTSQTQVAADALGLAVRNVTFRLGDTNMPTAPLHGGSLTMASVGSIVLDGCDKLRRQAIELAVGDEGSPLYGADADDIVVRNGRLHMTDNPARGETYRQLLARNKRAYLEAMGSWTPGQSRSSMYAYGAVFAEVGVDARLGLVRVRRMLGVFDAGRIISPKLADSQAIGAMVGGIGAALLEHTVTDHRDGRIVNADLADYLVPVNADVPDLKAIYVDGRDDEADPLGVKGLGEVVLVGVAPAIANAVFHATGRRVRDLPITAESLL from the coding sequence ATGAGCCCCCAGCCGCAGGCAGCCGTCGGCGCACCGCTCTCCCGCGTGGACGGCCGCCTGAAAGTGACCGGCCAGGCCAGGTACGCCGCCGACCACGAACCCAACGGGGTCGTGCAAGCGGTCGTGGTCGACAGCGGCATCGGCCGGGGCCGGATCACCGGCATCGACACCCGCGCCGCCGAAGCCCAGCCCGGCGTCCTGAAGGTGATCCACCACCGCAACGCCCCCAAGCTGCCCTACGGGCCCAACCCCGGCTCGCTCAACCTCCCGGGTGAGCGGCTGCGCGTCTTCCAGGACGACCAGGTCCGCTTCCACGGCCAGCCGGTCGCCGTCGTCGTCGCCACCACCCTGGAGGCCGCCCAGCACGCGGCGAGCCTGGTGAAGGTCGACTACGACACCGAGCGGCCCGCCACCGACCTGGCGGACGCCCCGGCGGTGGGCGAGCCCCGCACCTACGCGCGCGGCGACGCGGAGTCGGCCCTGCGCGACGCCCCCGTCCGGCTGGAGATGACGTACCGGCCCGCCCGCAACCACCACAACGCGATGGAACTCCACGCCACCGTCGCCCAATGGGACGGCGACAAACTCACGCTCTGGGACAAGACCCAGTGGGTACAGAGCCCACGGGCCGAACTCGCCGCCAACTTCGGCATCCCGGCCGAGAACATCCGCGTCATCTCCCCCTTCGTCGGCGGCGCCTTCGGCAACGCCGCTCGGGCTTGGCCGCACATCACCATCGCGGCCCTCGCCGCCCGCGAGACGGGCCGTCCGGTCAAGTTGGTCCTCACACGCAGGCAGTTGTACTTCGGTGTGGGCTACCGGCCGTCGTACGAGTACCAGGTGCGCCTGGGCAGCGACCGCAACGGGCGGCTGACGGCCATGACCCACGACCTGCGCGCCGAGACATCCAGGTACGAGACGTTCGCCGAGCGCGGCGTCCTCGCCCCCGGACAGATGCTCTACACCACCCCCAACGTCAGCCAGACGCACCGGACGGTGCCGCTGGACGTCAACACCCCGACCCCGATGCGCGGCCCGGGCTACTCCAGCGCCGCCTTCCCCATCGAGTGCGCGATGGACGAACTCGCCCATGAGCTCGGCATCGACCCCATCGAGCTACGGCTGCGCAACGAACCCGACAACGACCAGTCCAGCGGTCGGCCCTTCTCCACCCGGCGGCTGCGTGAGTGCTACACCGTGGGCGCCCGCGAGTTCGGCTGGGACCGCCGCAATCCCAGGACCCGCTCCACCCGCGACGGCGACTGGCTGATCGGCACCGGCATGGCCACCGCCGTCTACGACACCTTGCGCGCCCCGGGCCAGGCCCGGGTACGGCTGGACGCCGACGGCACCGCCCTGGTCGAGTCCTCGACCAGCGACATGGGCCCCGGCACCTACACCTCGCAGACCCAGGTCGCCGCCGACGCCCTCGGCCTCGCGGTCCGCAACGTCACTTTCCGGCTCGGCGACACGAACATGCCCACGGCCCCGCTCCACGGCGGTTCCCTGACCATGGCGAGTGTCGGCTCCATCGTCCTGGACGGCTGCGACAAGCTGCGGCGGCAGGCCATCGAACTCGCCGTGGGGGACGAGGGCTCACCGCTGTACGGCGCCGACGCCGACGACATCGTCGTACGGAACGGGCGACTGCACATGACGGACAACCCCGCGCGCGGGGAGACGTACCGACAACTCCTCGCCCGCAACAAGCGTGCGTATCTGGAGGCGATGGGCTCCTGGACCCCCGGCCAGTCCCGGTCGTCCATGTACGCGTACGGCGCTGTGTTCGCCGAGGTCGGCGTGGACGCCCGGCTGGGCCTGGTCCGGGTGCGGCGGATGCTCGGTGTCTTCGACGCGGGCCGGATCATCAGCCCCAAGCTGGCCGACAGCCAGGCCATCGGTGCCATGGTCGGCGGCATCGGCGCGGCCCTGCTGGAGCACACGGTCACCGACCACCGCGACGGCCGGATCGTCAACGCCGACCTCGCCGACTATCTCGTCCCGGTCAACGCCGACGTCCCCGACCTGAAGGCGATCTACGTCGACGGCCGGGACGACGAGGCCGACCCCCTCGGCGTCAAAGGCCTCGGCGAGGTCGTCCTGGTCGGTGTGGCCCCTGCGATCGCCAACGCCGTCTTCCACGCCACCGGCCGCCGCGTGCGGGACCTGCCCATCACTGCCGAATCCCTGCTCTGA